In the genome of Podospora pseudocomata strain CBS 415.72m chromosome 2 map unlocalized CBS415.72m_2.2, whole genome shotgun sequence, one region contains:
- the URG1 gene encoding Uracil-regulated protein 1 (COG:H; EggNog:ENOG503NXYB) produces the protein MGSTSTNMDDLKEALQSISQTQTALLTAVQSIADRVNTLEKKDTSSSSPPSAQALDRSATPLKTGFTQTPTSELPAEAGTQTPTATAPTSPVATASKQFTSRVILTTYPHQIGISPLPLNWGAPDPLSRGPVTVSRSPSTIGRRNAIGAHGGSYSIYYALALASGELPHNHKPDYTNTEPAVSIGPFPQWGDKKKIVAMDPWGHLVPWTHKELMEREGVDLRPTIAVTKAHMTLPELEESVRSGRLRPDGKVCLNGRGELAVTKFAVEPVWYLPGVAERFGIEEGVLRRSLFEETGGMYPELITRSDIKVFLPPIGGLTVYVFGDPANMSDPSKRLALRIHDECNGSDVFGSDICTCRPYLIFGIEEAVKEAQNGGSGVVIYFRKEGRALGEVTKVVVYNARKRGEDRASDYFKRTENIAGVKDMRFQALMPDILHWLGITKIDRMLSMSNMKHDAIVGQGIPIHERVELPEELIPADSRVEIDAKITAGYFTTGHRMTDDELKAVQGRIWEDIDH, from the exons GTCAACACCCTCGAGAAGAAAGAcacttcctcttcttccccgcccTCCGCCCAAGCCCTCGACCGGTCCGCAACCCCCTTAAAAACAGGCTTCACTCAAACCCCAACCAGCGAACTCCCCGCCGAAGCAGGCACCCAaactcccaccgccaccgcccctACCTCCCCGGTGGCCACCGCCTCGAAGCAATTCACCTCGCGTGTAATCCTCACAACC tACCCCCACCAAATCggcatctcccccctccccctcaactgGGGCGCTCCCGACCCCCTGTCCCGAGGCCCAGTAACAGTCTcccgctccccctccaccatcggCCGCCGAAACGCAATCGGCGCCCACGGAGGCTCCTACTCCATCTACtacgccctcgccctcgcctcaGGCGAGctcccccacaaccacaaGCCCGATTACACCAACACCGAACCCGCCGTGTCCATCGGACCGTTCCCCCAGTGGggcgacaagaagaagattgtggCTATGGATCCGTGGGGGCATTTAGTGCCCTGGACGCACAAGGAGTtgatggaaagggaaggTGTTGACCTGCGGCCTACGATTGCGGTTACAAAGGCGCATATGACGCTTccggagctggaggagagcgtaaggagtgggaggttgaggccgGATGGCAAGGTTTGTTTGAATGGACggggggagttggctgtGACCAAGTTTGCGGTGGAGCCGGTTTGGTACTTGCCGGGCGTTGCGGAGAGGTTTgggattgaggagggggtgttgaggaggagtttgttTGAGGAGACGGGGGGGATGTATCCTGAG TTGATCACTAGGTCGGATATCAAGGTGTTTTTGCCGCCTATTG GTGGCTTGACAGTGTATGTCTTTGGCGACCCGGCGAATATGTCTGACCCGTCCAAGAGGTTGGCTTTGCGGATCCATGACGAG TGCAATGGCAGCGACGTCTTCGGCTCCGACATTTGCACCTGCAGGCCCTACCTGATCTTTGGCATCGAGGAAGCCGTCAAGGAGGCACAGAATGGTGGCAGTGGTGTGGTGATTTACTTTCGCAAGGAGGGCAGAGCGCTGGGTGAGGTTACAAAG GTAGTGGTATACAACGCGCGCAAACGCGGGGAGGATCGGGCATCGGATTACTTCAAGAGGACGGAGAACATTGCTGGTGTGAAGGACATGCGGTTCCAGGCGTTGATGCCGGATATTCTGCACTGGCTTGGGATCACCAAGATTGACAGGATGCTCAGCATGAGCAA CATGAAACACGATGCGATTGTTGGTCAAGG TATACCTATTCATGAACGGGTTGAGCTTCCTGAAGAGTTGATCCCGGCCGATTCGAGGGTTGAGATTGATGCGAAGATTACTGCTG GATATTTCACGACAGGTCACCGAATGACTGATGACGAGCTAAAGGCTGTTCAAGGCCGGATATGGGAAGA TATTGACCActag